Proteins from a genomic interval of Diospyros lotus cultivar Yz01 chromosome 6, ASM1463336v1, whole genome shotgun sequence:
- the LOC127803375 gene encoding probable mannitol dehydrogenase, with product MAKSPEDQHPVKAFGWAARDSTGVLAPFKFSRRETGEKDVAFKVLFCGICHSDLHQVKNEWGNTIYPCLPGHEIVGVVTEVGSKVEKFKPGDRLGVGCMVGSCRSCDTCTNNLENYCPKMLFTYNSTYHDGTPNFGGYSDIMVADEHFIVRIPENLSLDACAPLLCAGITTYSPLRYYGLDKPGMNVGVVGLGGLGHVAVKFAKALGVKVTVISTSPAKKQEAIERLGADSFLVSRDQDQMQTAVGTMDGIIDTVSAPHSLLPLISLLKTQGKLVMVGAPEKPLELPVFPLLLGRKIVGGSCIGGMKETQEMIDFAGKHNITADIEVIPMEYVNTAMERLGKADVRYRFVIDIANTLKDA from the exons ATGGCGAAATCACCAGAGGATCAGCACCCAGTGAAGGCCTTCGGATGGGCGGCCCGAGACTCGACTGGCGTTCTCGCACCCTTCAAATTCTCACgaag GGAAACTGGAGAGAAAGACGTGGCCTTTAAGGTTTTGTTCTGTGGCATATGTCACTCGGACCTTCACCAGGTCAAGAATGAATGGGGCAACACCATCTATCCTTGCCTCCctgg GCATGAGATCGTGGGCGTGGTAACAGAGGTTGGTAGCAAGGTCGAGAAATTCAAACCCGGCGACAGACTTGGGGTCGGCTGCATGGTCGGATCATGTCGCTCTTGCGATACCTGTACTAACAATCTCGAAAACTATTGTCCAAAAATGTTATTCACTTACAATTCCACCTACCATGACGGAACCCCTAATTTCGGAGGCTATTCCGATATCATGGTGGCTGACGAGCACTTCATCGTCCGCATTCCAGAAAACCTGTCTCTTGATGCGTGTGCTCCTTTGCTCTGTGCGGGTATCACTACTTATAGCCCACTCAGATACTATGGACTCGACAAGCCAGGCATGAACGTGGGCGTGGTTGGCCTTGGTGGCTTAGGCCATGTAGCTGTGAAATTTGCCAAGGCCTTGGGCGTCAAAGTCACAGTAATCAGTACCTCTCCTGCCAAGAAGCAGGAGGCTATTGAACGTCTTGGTGCCGATTCTTTTTTGGTCAGTCGCGACCAAGATCAAATGCAG ACGGCTGTGGGCACAATGGATGGCATTATTGATACGGTCTCAGCTCCTCACTCTCTTCTACCACTGATTAGTTTGTTGAAGACTCAAGGAAAACTCGTCATGGTTGGCGCACCAGAGAAGCCACTCGAGCTTCCAGTCTTTCCTCTGCTCCTGG GGAGAAAGATAGTGGGAGGGAGTTGCATAGGAGGCATGAAGGAGACACAAGAGATGATTGACTTTGCAGGAAAACACAACATAACAGCAGATATTGAAGTCATTCCAATGGAATACGTAAACACTGCAATGGAACGCCTTGGGAAAGCCGATGTTCGATATCGATTTGTTATAGACATAGCCAACACACTGAAAGATGCTTAG